From a region of the Zingiber officinale cultivar Zhangliang chromosome 10B, Zo_v1.1, whole genome shotgun sequence genome:
- the LOC122029202 gene encoding glycerophosphodiester phosphodiesterase GDPDL4-like, producing MGWRRCLGGCLAWFVTGGNGDAIEEEKRKVRQSCLSVNTNVISASLRLTQIPDRIAQISQPFASFGIVRNPRYKNSGAFLALSDFLTFAKDKPLSGVLISIEHAAFMDQQLGFGVVDSVISSLNDAGYNKTTLEVMIQSSDSAVLLRFKQLTKYKLVYQIDKSIRDAINSSVADIKTFANAVALDKLSIYPSTQLFTTGETGRVSQLRAAGLDVYAYVLRNEFVSQPWDFLSDPTVEINAYVAGAGVDGIITDFPGTTRRYKRSSCRNLGSDVPIYMQPIEAGQLLSLMTPNSLPPALSPIPPLTVSDVVEPPLPSVSRSVSPRAAPPSLQPSSGQRDAIPLLVSLVTACGFLLLV from the exons GTGCGTCAAAGTTGTCTCTCCGTCAACACCAACGTCATCTCTGCCAgcctccgtctgactcagattccagaTAGGATCG CACAAATTTCACAGCCATTTGCATCATTCGGTATCGTTCGGAATCCCAGATACAAAAATAGTGGAGCTTTCTTGGCGTTGTCTGATTTTCTAACATTTGCTAAAGACAAGCCTTTGTCTGGGGTCTTAATCTCAATAGAG CATGCTGCTTTTATGGATCAGCAATTAGGTTTCGGTGTAGTTGATTCAGTCATTTCTTCCCTGAATGATGCGGGTTATAACAAGACTACTTTAGAAGTCATGATTCAGTCATCCGACAGCGCTGTTCTACTGAGGTTCAAGCAGCTGACAAAATATAAGCTTGTCTATCAAATTGATAAGTCCATTCGTGACGCTATCAATTCCTCGGTGGCCGACATCAAGACATTTGCCAATGCTGTGGCCCTTGACAAGCTATCTATTTATCCTTCAACCCAGCTGTTCACCACAGGTGAAACTGGTCGGGTTTCTCAGTTGCGTGCTGCAGGCCTTGATGTGTATGCTTATGTGCTTCGCAATGAGTTTGTATCACAACCATGGGACTTCCTCTCAGATCCAACTGTCGAGATCAATGCATATGTTGCTGGCGCTGGAGTGGATGGGATAATCACTGACTTCCCAGGAACAACTCGTCGTTATAAGA GGAGTTCATGCAGGAACTTGGGAAGTGATGTTCCAATCTACATGCAACCTATTGAAGCTGGCCAACTGTTATCGCTAATGACTCCAAACTCGTTGCCTCCAGCATTGTCGCCAATTCCACCATTGACAGTCTCTGATGTGGTAGAACCGCCTTTGCCTTCTGTGTCGAGATCTGTATCTCCTCGTGCGGCGCCTCCATCTCTTCAGCCTTCGAGCGGGCAGCGTGATGCCATACCATTGCTTGTTTCACTGGTGACAGCCTGTGGATTTCTGCTTCTCGTCTAA
- the LOC122030211 gene encoding 60S ribosomal protein L31-like translates to MVEKGNKGRKEEVVTREYTINLHKRLHGCTFKKMAPKAIKEIRKFAQKTMGTTDIRVDVKLNKHIWSRGIRSVPRRVRVRIARKRNDEEDAKEELYSLVTVAEIPPEGLKGLGTKVVDEAD, encoded by the exons ATGGTAGAGAAGGGAAACAAAGGGAGGAAGGAGGAGGTGGTGACAAGGGAGTACACAATCAACCTCCACAAGCGTTTACATGGATG CACCTTCAAGAAGATGGCACCAAAGGCAATTAAGGAGATCAGAAAGTTTGCTCAGAAAACCATGGGTACCACTGATATCAGAGTCGATGTGAAGCTCAACAAGCACATTTGGAGCAGGGGCATTCGGAGCGTGCCAAGGCGAGTAAGAGTGAGGATTGCTCGGAAGAGGAATGACGAGGAAGATGCCAAGGAAGAGCTCTACTCGTTGGTCACAGTGGCTGAGATTCCGCCTGAAGGATTAAAGGGATTAGGCACCAAGGTGGTGGATGAAGCAGACTAA